A DNA window from Pseudochaenichthys georgianus unplaced genomic scaffold, fPseGeo1.2 scaffold_224_arrow_ctg1, whole genome shotgun sequence contains the following coding sequences:
- the LOC139432872 gene encoding zinc finger protein 3-like, which produces MSSMEEKKEAPGAQKPKGRERRHSCQQCDKSFTSSGTLKSHLRIHTGEKPYSCEECGTTFTRSDALKTHQRIHTGEKPYSCEECGTTFTTSSNLKTHQRIHTGENPYSCEECGTTFTRSGALKTHQFIHTGEKPYSCEECGTTFTRSDALKTHQRIHTGEKPYSCEECGTTFTTSGALKIHQRIHTGEKPYCCEECGKTFTTSGALESHHRIHTGEKPYWCEECGKTFTQPSNLKSHLRVHSGEKP; this is translated from the coding sequence aaaccgaaaggaagagagagacgtcacagctgtcagcaatgtgacaaATCCTTTACATCATCTGGAACTTTAAAGAGCCACCtgcgtattcacacaggagaaaaaccgtacagctgtgaagagtgtgggacaactttcactagatcagatgctctcaaaacacatcaacgtattcatactggagaaaaaccttacagctgtgaagagtgtgggacaactttcactacatcaagtaatctcaaaacacatcaacgtattcacactggagaaaacccttacagctgtgaagagtgtgggacaactttcactagatcaggtgctctcaaaacacatcaatttattcacacgggagaaaaaccttacagctgtgaagagtgtgggacaactttcactagatcagatgctctcaaaacacatcaacgtattcacactggagaaaaaccttacagctgtgaagagtgtgggacaactttcactacatcaggtgctctcaaaatacatcaacgtattcacactggagaaaaaccttactgctgtgaagagtgtgggaaaactttcactacatcaggtgctctagaatcacatcaccgtattcacactggagaaaaaccgtactggtgtgaagagtgtgggaaaactttcactcaACCAAGTAatctcaaatcacatcttcGTGTTCACTCAGGAGAAAAACCATAG